One Candida dubliniensis CD36 chromosome 1, complete sequence genomic region harbors:
- a CDS encoding ubiquitin carrier protein, putative (Similar to S. cerevisiae UBC8;~Similar to C. albicans UBC8) translates to MTSPKRRIEKDVMELMMSDHDVTLIDDSIQQFFVIFHGPPDTPYEGGVWKIRVELPDQYPIKSPSIGFTNKIYHPNIDEGSGSVCLDVINQTWSPMFGLLNIFENFLPHLLRYANPSDPLNTEASNLMTKDEAKYNDTVKKYVQQYAKNNFDISGKDDDEDNDDDDDELSDVGSLSSDDDNEDVAGSMEV, encoded by the coding sequence ATGACTTCCCCAAAAAGACGTATCGAGAAAGATGTTATGGAGTTGATGATGAGTGATCATGACGTTACCTTAATAGACGATTCAatccaacaattttttgttattttccATGGACCACCAGACACTCCTTACGAAGGAGGCGTCTGGAAGATTAGAGTGGAGTTACCTGATCAATATCCTATCAAATCGCCTTCGATTGGGTTTACCaataaaatttatcatcCAAACATAGACGAAGGGTCAGGGTCGGTGTGTCTTGACGtaataaatcaaacttGGTCTCCAATGTTTGGTctattaaatattttcGAAAACTTTTTGCCCCATTTATTGAGGTACGCTAACCCAAGTGATCCATTGAATACCGAGGCATCGAACTTGATGACAAAGGACGAGGCAAAGTATAACGATACTGTTAAAAAATATGTGCAGCAATATGCAAAGAACAACTTTGATATTTCAGGgaaagatgatgatgaagataacGATGATGACGACGATGAGTTGAGTGACGTGGGAAGTTTGTCCAGTGATGATGACAACGAAGATGTAGCTGGTTCAATGGAAGTATAG
- a CDS encoding beta-thionase, putative (Similar to Rattus norvegicus CBS): MTSTNKLPALKEDILELIGNTPLVKLNKIPQSLGIKAKVYAKVELFNAGGSIKDRIAKNMVLEAEKQGRIKPGYTLIEPTSGNTGIGLALVGAVRGYRTIITLPEKMSNEKVSVLKALGAEIIRTPTEAAWDSPESHIGVAKKLEKEIPNSVILDQYGNPANPDAHYYGTGYEIWEQTEGKITHLIAGAGTGGTITGISKYLKEKNSKIHVTGADPKGSVLAQPESLNTSTEGYLVEGIGYDFIPDVLNRKYVDDWIKTDDAESFKLARRIIREEGILVGGSSGSALQAALQVAKDLTEDDVVVVVFPDSIRSYLSKFADDEWLISNGFEVEDSPAANKTDEFLNGKTIKDLVAGKAPVVTVTLSDTVSKTFDLLQSNGFDQLPVLNNSGRLVGLITLSKILKSLSTKKIQMTNSISSIIIDFRKLADFEKSFTITKKSGFTKRGYEPIKLETPLATLNKFFETHSNAIITDDELKPVQIVTKVDLLSYLTKNASF, translated from the coding sequence ATGACATCCACAAACAAACTACCAGCATTAAAAGAAGACATTTTAGAACTTATTGGTAATACTCCATTAgttaaattaaacaaaattcCACAATCGTTGGGTATAAAAGCCAAAGTTTATGCCAAAGTTGAATTATTCAATGCCGGAGGATCAATTAAAGACAGAATTGCCAAGAATATGGTATTGGAAGCTGAAAAACAAGGTAGAATTAAGCCAGGTTATACTTTGATTGAACCAACTTCAGGTAACACTGGGATTGGTTTGGCTTTGGTGGGTGCCGTTCGTGGATACAGAACCATCATCACTTTACCAGAAAAAATGTCCAATGAAAAAGTTTCTGTTTTAAAGGCTTTAGGTGCCGAAATTATTAGAACTCCAACTGAAGCGGCATGGGATTCTCCAGAATCTCATATTGGTGTTGctaaaaaattggaaaaagaaataccaAACTCTGTTATTTTGGATCAATACGGTAACCCAGCTAACCCAGATGCTCACTATTATGGAACTGGTTATGAAATTTGGGAACAAACTGAGGGTAAAATTACTCATTTAATTGCTGGTGCCGGTACTGGTGGTACTATTACTGGTATTTCCAAGTActtgaaagaaaagaattcCAAGATCCATGTTACTGGTGCTGATCCAAAAGGTTCTGTTTTAGCTCAACCAGAATCTTTAAACACTTCTACTGAAGGTTACTTGGTTGAAGGTATTGGCTATGATTTTATCCCAGATGTGTTGAACAGAAAATATGTTGATGATTGGATCAAAACAGACGATGCTGAATCTTTTAAATTAGCTagaagaattattagagaAGAAGGTATTTTGGTCGGTGGATCTTCTGGTTCTGCCTTGCAAGCTGCATTACAAGTTGCTAAAGACTTGACTGAAGACGATGTTGTCGTTGTCGTTTTCCCAGATTCTATCAGATCTTACTTGTCTAAATTTGCCGATGACGAATGGTTAATCTCCAATGGGTTTGAAGTTGAAGACTCACCAGCTGCCAATAAGACTGATGAATTTTTGAATGGCAAAACTATCAAAGATTTGGTTGCTGGAAAGGCACCTGTTGTCACAGTTACTTTATCCGATACTGTTTCCAAGACTTTCGATTTATTGCAATCCAATGGGTTTGATCAATTGCCAGTTTTGAACAACTCTGGAAGATTAGTTGGTTTGATTACCTTATCCAAGATATTGAAATCTTTATCCACGAAAAAGATCCAAATGACCAATTCAATCAGTTCGatcattattgatttcaGAAAATTAGCTgactttgaaaaatcttttACCATCACTAAAAAATCAGGATTCACAAAGAGAGGGTACGAACCAATCAAGTTGGAAACTCCATTGGCTACTTTGAATAAGTTCTTTGAAACCCATTCCAATGCTATCATTACTGATGACGAATTGAAACCTGTTCAAATTGTTACCAAAGTTGATTTGCTTTCATATTTGACTAAAAATGCTAGTTTTTAA
- a CDS encoding cyclin, putative (Similar to S. cerevisiae CCL1;~Similar to S. pombe MCS2;~Similar to C. albicans CCL1), with protein MSEVKNELETEATPVPIKKQRLSNDDLYRNSTQYELWSFTQETLQDAKREANEKGVKISKERFKFAFENAKKEHPDVFEQYPDELNENMVSLLTLEEESTYLDFYIQNITTTCNFFKMPTQVRLTAASFFKKFYLVNSVMEFHPKNVLYTCIFLAAKSENYFISIESYVKALKGTNTSHILDLEFIVLQSLKFTLLVHHPIRALYGFFLDFQAVLLHPEQVMYDVSVDTLGNMYNQAKEWLNKYFMVSDVAFLFTPPQIALAAMYDTDKRITDKYLKRKYLSNEDKLDPIKEQENEPEIEKQNGEDKSAITSEEQSKNVVKEKTKSTNRQQYETLVTLMRKCVKLAKQSQVADREASKEIDKKCFFALNPKKLIDKRIKRLASGNQDIAKEGTVEPS; from the coding sequence atgagTGAAGTAAAGAATGAATTGGAAACGGAAGCGACTCCAGTACCAATTAAGAAACAAAGACTatcaaatgatgatttgtATCGAAATTCGACTCAATACGAGTTATGGTCATTTACCCAAGAGACATTACAAGATGCCAAACGAGAGGCAAATGAAAAGGGAgtcaaaatatcaaaagaaagatttaAGTTTGCCTTTGAGAATGCAAAGAAAGAACACCCAGACGtttttgaacaatatcCGGATGAATTGAACGAAAATATGGTTAGTCTATTAACCCTAGAAGAAGAGTCTACCTATCTTGATTTTTACATACAAAACATCACTACGACAtgcaattttttcaaaatgcCAACTCAAGTTCGCTTAACGGCAGCTTCatttttcaagaaattttaCCTAGTCAACTCAGTGATGGAGTTTCATCCTAAAAATGTACTATATACGTGTATATTCCTAGCTGCAAAGTCAGAAAATTATTTCATCTCCATAGAATCATATGTTAAGGCACTAAAGGGGACAAATACATCTCATATTCTAGACTTAGAGTTTATTGTGTTACAAAGTTTGAAGTTTACATTGTTGGTGCATCATCCAATACGAGCATTGTACGGGTTTTTCCTAGATTTTCAGGCTGTATTGTTGCACCCGGAACAAGTAATGTATGATGTATCAGTGGATACTTTGGGGAACATGTACAATCAAGCAAAGGAATGGCTCAACAAGTATTTTATGGTGAGTGATGTGGCGTTTTTGTTTACGCCCCCGCAGATTGCGCTTGCGGCAATGTATGATACTGACAAAAGGATTACTGATAAATACTTGAAACGAAAATATCTTAGCAATGAGGACAAATTGGATCCGATAAAGGAACAGGAAAATGAGCCGGAAATTGAAAAGCAAAATGGTGAAGATAAGTCTGCAATTACATCCGAAGAACAGTCAAAAAATGTTGTGAAAGAAAAGACTAAATCAACCAATAGACAGCAATATGAAACGTTGGTTACACTAATGAGAAAGTGCGTAAAACTTGCCAAGCAGTCGCAAGTTGCTGATCGTGAAGCAAGCAaggaaattgataaaaagtGTTTTTTTGCATTAAATCcgaagaaattgattgataaaagaatcaaaagaTTAGCTTCAGGGAATCAGGATATTGCAAAAGAAGGTACAGTTGAACCTCTGTAA
- a CDS encoding DNA strand transfer protein alpha, putative (Similar to S. cerevisiae DST1;~Similar to C. albicans DST1), with the protein MDTKEIRSTVSNLEKAIDDTTILKLLNILNDGVKPTEKLLRETKVGVAVNKFRSHDSAEINGLVKKMIRNWRDAVQAEKNNKKKLATAAGTGAPSSSAISPSSSASGSTTPKPSETSTPAAVRKGPRNPKTDGVNTQLYENDTRNASVSALYTSLAVDRDDSPKHILRIAIEIESEVYKNEYSKISDSYRNKLRSFTMNLRNKKNPELRERILSKQILPAEFIKMSPNEMAPEALKKEIEKLHKQNLFDAQGATEKRAVTDRFTCGKCKHKKVSYYQMQTRSADEPLTTFCTCENCGNRWKFS; encoded by the coding sequence ATGGATACAAAGGAAATAAGGTCTACTGTATCCAATCTCGAAAAAGCAATAGATGATACCACCATTTTAAAGTTGTTGAATATCTTGAATGATGGGGTTAAACCAACAGAAAAACTCTTGAGAGAAACTAAAGTAGGTGTAGCTGTCAATAAATTTAGAAGCCATGATAGTGCTGAAATCAATGGTTTAGTCAAGAAAATGATCAGAAATTGGAGAGATGCTGTCCAAGCagaaaagaataacaaaaagaaattggcAACAGCAGCTGGAACAGGAGCCCCTTCAAGCTCAGCAATTTCGCCATCATCATCGGCTTCTGGAAGTACAACACCCAAACCATCAGAGACATCCACACCAGCCGCCGTCCGCAAGGGCCCAAGAAACCCAAAGACTGACGGTGTAAATACTCAGCTATACGAAAATGATACCAGAAATGCATCTGTTAGTGCATTATACACGTCGTTAGCAGTTGATCGTGATGATTCACCAAAGCACATTTTGAGAATAGCTATTGAAATTGAGTCTGAGGtatataaaaatgaataCCTGAAAATAAGTGATAGTTACAGAAACAAATTGAGAAGTTTTACCATGAATCTTCGAAATAAGAAAAACCCAGAATTAAGAGAAAGAATCTTATCCAAACAAATTTTACCTGCtgaatttatcaaaatgtCCCCTAATGAAATGGCTCCTGAGGCATTGAAAaaggaaattgaaaaattacatAAACAAAACTTGTTTGATGCTCAAGGTGCTACTGAAAAGAGAGCAGTTACCGATAGATTTACTTGTGGAAAATGTAAGCATAAAAAGGTTagttattatcaaatgcAAACTAGATCTGCTGATGAACCTTTAACCACATTTTGTACTTGTGAAAATTGTGGCAATAGATGGAAGTTTTCATAA
- a CDS encoding cleavage and polyadenylation factor I (CF I) component, putative (Similar to S. cerevisiae RNA15;~Similar to C. albicans RNA15): MDSKSTCVSIGKFPFDYTEEQVRDIARSVGPVLDVKLLFDELTGKSKGYAIINYGDNETASSAVRNLNYMTLPNGRFLKCSFVTDYDMSSKESVKLPPLPLGIQIHPNQNASQVISTILSNIDPNSALQILKEIKIMSIDNPKSTKVLLERFPQLSLALVELGLLSNTTNQELIELTLNKKPVDLTELSLDHVRLLQSVEKLTDEEIDELDESQQEIVRKVKEEIAKGTYGEVSAVKESA; encoded by the coding sequence ATGGACAGTAAAAGTACTTGTGTTTCGATAGGCAAGTTTCCATTTGATTACACAGAAGAACAGGTACGAGACATTGCAAGATCAGTTGGACCAGTATTAGATGTAaagttattatttgatgaattaaccGGTAAATCCAAAGGATATGCCATTATAAATTATGGAGACAATGAAACTGCATCATCCGCAGTACGTAACCTAAATTACATGACGTTACCAAATGGTAGGTTTCTAAAATGTTCCTTTGTCACAGATTATGACATGTCAAGCAAAGAGTCAGTAAAGTTGCCACCTTTGCCACTTGGGATACAAATACATCCTAATCAAAATGCATCACAGGTTATATCTACTATACTATCGAATATTGATCCCAATTCAGCCTTGCAGATATTGAAGGAAATAAAGATTATGAGTATTGATAACCCCAAGAGCACAAAGGTTTTATTAGAACGGTTCCCTCAACTAAGTTTAGCTTTAGTGGAATTAGGATTACTTTCAAACACGACAAAccaagaattaattgaattgactTTAAACAAGAAACCTGTGGATTTGACCGAGTTATCTTTGGATCACGTTAGATTGTTGCAGTCAGTCGAGAAGCTAACGGACGAAGAAATTGACGAGTTGGATGAAAGTCAGCAGGAAATAGTTAGGAAAGTAAAGGAGGAAATAGCGAAAGGCACATATGGTGAAGTTCTGGCTGTCAAGGAAAGTGCCTGA